The following proteins are encoded in a genomic region of Arachis ipaensis cultivar K30076 chromosome B02, Araip1.1, whole genome shotgun sequence:
- the LOC107626866 gene encoding uncharacterized protein LOC107626866, with protein MAPIQIRVFSELVNRRRVAEDCVRRAAAEKGGLRMPFQRTTGRNFAPRGRQFKYGGFVPQNNQGQGNSRRPNTSANQGRRQGKQPQQDMSCHRCGKYHSGPCRFGTGVCYSCRQPEHLASSFPEKKRYETGRVQQPGRVYTTSSVGTEGSEALIRGNCEMAGKTLNALFDSGVSHTFIAFEKANELGLKIVVMGYDLKVYNATREAMVTRLGCPQVSFRVQGRDFVHNLIFFADDWSRSHSGIGLVIQESRSTRLLGENSVFHA; from the coding sequence ATGGCACCTATACAGATTCGGGTATTTTCTGAGTTGGTAAATAGGAGAAGGGTGGCGGAGGATTGTGTTAGAAGGGCTGCAGCAGAAAAAGGGGGTCTGAGGATGCCATTCCAGAGGACCACGGGGAGAAACTTTGCACCCAGAGGTAGACAGTTCAAGTATGGTGGCTTTGTCCCTCAAAACAATCAGGGGCAAGGCAACTCTAGGAGGCCTAATACCAGTGCTAATCAGGGAAGGAGACAGGGTAAGCAACCACAGCAGGATATGAGTTGCCACAGATGTGGAAAGTATCATTCAGGACCATGTAGGTTTGGGACTGGAGTCTGTTACTCCTGTAGGCAGCCGGAACACTTGGCTAGTAGTTTCCCAGAAAAGAAGAGGTATGAGACAGGCAGGGTGCAGCAACCAGGAAGGGTATACACTACTTCTTCAGTAGGCACTGAGGGATCAGAGGCATTGAtcagaggtaactgtgaaatggcggGTAAAACTTTGAATGCTTTGTTTGATTCTGGGGTTTCACATacttttattgcatttgaaaaggctaatgagttaggattgaaaatAGTAGTGATGGGGTATGATTTAAAGGTATACAATGCTACCCGCGAGGCTATGGTGACTAGATTAGGGTGCCCCCAAGTTTCTTTTCGAGTACAAGGGCGTGACTTCGTGCATAACTTAATTTTTTTTGCCGATGACTGGTCTCGATCTCATTCTGGAATTGGATTGGTTATCCAAGAATCGCGTTCTACTAGATTGCTCGGCGAAAACAGTGTATTTCATGCCTGA